A stretch of DNA from Calditrichota bacterium:
TATAGGATAGGCCTTGGATTTTCCTTTAACGTGAATACCATAAACCCATTCTTTTGCCTCCAATTTATAATCCCGCCAGGAGATTGGAAACATGGTTCTAGGGCTTCGAAAGTAAGCATTGTAAGGACCGCCAAAACGACCGTAATTCCTTGTATGCCCCGTGTTAATATCTAAGACGAGTGTTTTGGGATGTTTTGTTTTCCATTCTTGCCAGCTTGTTCTAACAATGGGATAGGTTTTTAGTTTTACATCCTGCTGGGCCATTAAACCTGTTACCGGTTTACCTTCAAAAGCCGACCATAATGAATTTGTTTGGCGATCGTACATTAATTTATTGCTGCGGTATAATAATCCCGAAGAACCAAAAGTAAAAACACGCCCATCAACTTTTGTATCAAACGGTATTGCAGCACCGCATAATGTGCAATAAGATATCGAAACGCTTTTTCCACCAATTTCTATGTTGATCATTTCATGCCAGTTAAAAATACGCAGTGGATAAGCATGAAACTCTCCGTTTACTGCCAAACCAAAAACAGATTCATTATCATCAACATAGCTTGCAGCCTCTGCCTTAATCATCAATGGATTATCTAAAGCCGGGATACCATCTTTTTCTGCGCCACCCCAAACAATTTCATCCCAGCGAATATGGCTTGGAAAACGTGGATTTAAAAATGAACTGAATTGGGGATCGACAGTGCTTAACATAAAACGTTTAAAATTCATGTAATCTAAACTGTTCTTTATATCCTGCTGCCCTAACCACTCCATCCATTTTGGCCATTTTTTGTCGAACCTTCTGTGGGTCAGCTTTTTCAATTGCTCAAATGACTCGTCAGACAATTTTTTGAAATACAACACGTCAATAAAAGCTGCAGCTAAGGAGATATCATGCTTTTCGGCCAACGCTATTGCCGCAGTCAGTTGAGCATCCTCATCAGGATTAAGCAGGCTCATCATTAGTTTTAGATTTTCACTTTCCTGTGCACATAAATTTATTGAAGAAAGAAAAGTGAGTGTCATTATTTGAATTAATCTAATCATAACGCCTGTTGGTTTGTTTTAAAGAAAATACCTATAAAATATTACAAGGATAAAACAAAGAGTTAAAAAAAGAAAATGCCCGGCGTAACCGGGCATCTCATTAAAATTATTACATTTGGCTTATTGCGTTGGACTGTTTTGTTCTTCTTTCTTTTTATTTGTTCCTGTAATTTTAGCATTGTCAACAATCAGCTTATGATCCAGGTTTGCAACTTTTAAAGCAATCTGACTAGCCAGCCTGGCAACTTTATCTAGTTTTGGGAAATTGATTTTTTCGACATCATCTGTCGGCTTGTGGTAATCAGGATGGCCATCGATTGTAAAGAAAACAACAGGTACCCCCTTCTTTGCAAAAGCCCAATGATCACTTCGGTAATATATTCTTGATTTGTGGTTTTCATCATCAAGGGTATAATCAAAAACGAAATTTGCCGACTCTTTGTTAGCTTCTTCTACAATGTCAAAAAACTCACTACTTATCATACCTGAACCAACAGCAAAAATAGTATCTGTACTACCCCGGCCAACCATATCCATATTTATATTTACAATTACATCATCAAATCTTTCAAAATGATTTGTGAAATAATAAGCCCCTAATAACCCTTTTTCTTCAGCTGCATGGAAAACATAAACGATTGGACGTTTGTTTGATTTTGTTGCAGACATTTGACGTGCGCTTTCTAAAATGGCAACTGTCCCGGAGCCATTATCATCTGCCCCATTATAAACTTTGCCCCCTTTTATTCCTTCATGATCGTAATGTGCCCCAACAGTTACAAGCTCATTATCCAATGATTTGTCGTTACCATCAACTATACCAACAACATTGCGGGCGTTAACTATTTTTGACTCTTTTTTTATCTCCATCGAGACGGATCCTAAGTTCATACCAGGTTTTATATATCCTGCTTTTAGCGTATCATATAATTGGGTATATGTTATGTTTCCCAGGTTGAACAAGTCTTTAATTGCTACACTATCCAACCAAGCAGCGCTAATTGCTTCTTCATTTTCCTCCCGTATGCGACCTATTCTTTCCTTTGAGAAATATTTACTGTACCGTTCCCATCGCTTCATGTAATATGTACTTGAGAGGATAAAAACCGCTACAGCGCCTTTCTTTTTGGCCCATTTTGTTTTTGTAGTTGATCGCCCCCAATGTTTGTTACCCATTCTTTTTTTAAATTCCTCATCGCCTTCAGGAACACCGGAAAGACAGACGACGGTCTTACCTTTCACATCTATTCCCGCATAGTCATCATAATTTGAAATAGAATCTGTAACTCCATATTTTAGATAAACCATTTGAGAATTATCAATTGTTTTTCCAGCCAAAATCGGCACAAAATTATCTATAAAAGTTAGTGACTTCTCTTTTTTATTATTATAAAGAACCAATTTAGAGCTTGGTTGAAAACGTTGGCTTTGAAGATCAAAATTTTGAAAATATGTACCATCATCACCAAAAGGTTTTACGCCATATTGTTTTAGTTGGCTGGCAATATATTGTGCAGCAATTCGTGCTCCTCGTTTTGTTGTTTCGCGACCCTCCAATTCATCGGAGGCAAGAAACTCTAAATTGGATCTTAAAAGAGTTTGACTATCCTTTGTCAGCTCATTCATAGTTTTTTGTTTATGTGTTTGACTACAACCCACAATCATAGCAGTTAAAACAATCAGTTTAATTATCTGCATCCTTTTTTCCCTTCAAAAAAGTTAGACCCCAAATAACCCAAAATCTTTATCTACAATGAGCACGAATTTATTTTCAGGATAATTGATTTTACAGTAATTTAAAAATTCATAAGAATAAACCAAATTATCAATGAATAGATTTGCCCCACTTTTTGTAGTTTTTGCCGCCTCACTTTGGGGCATCGACGGAATTTTATTACGACCAAACCTATATACGCTACCCGTTCCTCTTGTTGTTTTTTTAGAAAGCACAATAATTGTTCTGGTTTTGTCGCTATTTTTTGTTCGCTCCTATAAATCATTTTTTAGTTTAAAACGAAACGACTGGCTTGCTTTTTTTGGCGTAGCCATAATGGGTGGCGCTATTGGAACCATGTCCATTACAAAAGCTTTGTTTTATGTAAATTTTGTAAACCTATCCATTGTTGTGTTAATCCAAAAACTGCAACCGGCTTTCGCGATTATGCTGGCTTCATTAATTCTTAAAGAAACCCCACCCAAAAAATTTTACGGATGGGCTGCACTGGCAATTACCGGCGCTTATTTTATGACATTTGGTTTAACGTTTCCTGAAATTAGTTTTGAAAACAAAACAGCTTTGGCAGCAGGATTTGCTTTGCTGGCAACATTAGGTTTTGCCTCTTCTACTGTTTTAAGCAAACGGGCTTTAAAAAATTTAGAATTCAATAATGCGACCTATCTTCGTTTTTTAAGTACTGCAATTGTAATGCTGATAATTGTCCTATCTACGGGAAATATTTCTGCAGTCTCTCAGGTATCAACAAATCAATGGTTAATTTTTATTTCCATCGCCTTTTTAACAGGTGGTCCAGGTATTTTTCTTTATTATTATGGATTGAAACATATCAAAGCTTCAGTTGCTACAATCGCAGAATTAGCTTTTCCTATAACGGCAGTATTATTAGAGTTTTTTATCAGGGGAAATATTTTAGGTCCGGTTCAGTGGATTGGCCTGGTCGTTTTGTTTTACAGCATTCTTAAAGTTACCCGGCTGGAAAAAGGTTAAACTTTTGTAGCCGAAACTGAATTAACCATCAACGATATTCTACCAAAATCTTTTTCCAATTCTTTTGCCGCTTCTTTTCGCTGCTTCTTAAATTGACCTTCTAAACGAAGTTGGGTTGATATAATACTTCTTAAAAGTAATTCTACAAACTTCTGTTGATTTTGAAGTTTATCAGCCATTGACTCCAAATCATTTTCAAGTTTATTTTTAACATCTGGGTTATCCAATTGGCCAAAAATTTCCTTGTTGTCTGTAAAGAGAAGAGAGATTGATTTTATAAAATCGGGCAGACTTTTTTTATGAGTTTTTGCCAACGCAGAAAGTTGGGCATATTCGTCATCCGTAACACGAAAGGTTATACTTTTTTCCTTAAAAGCCATGATTGTGAAGGTGGTTTAATGAAACTTCTGTAAGATATCGGTTGCTAACTAAAAAACCAAAGAAAAAAAATAAAAGTCTTCGATTCTATCAGATCAGAAACAGATCGAAGGATTTCAATTGTCCTTTTTATTGTTTCACTGTATCTTTAAAAATCAAACCTGTAAACACACCTTTCATACTTGGAGGCTAATTATGATCAAAGCCATTTATAAACCAATCCTGCTATTATTGTTTTTATGTACAAGTCTGGCAAATGCTCAAAACATTGCCCGCTGGCATACCTCGATGGGAGATTTTGAAGTGGAGCTGCGCGAAAAAATTGTTCCGATTACAGCTAATAATTTTATGGATCTGGCAAATGCTCAGTTTTATGACAGCCTAATTTTCCACAGGGTGATTGTCAATTTTGTAATTCAGGATGGCGATCCACTCGGAACAGGTGAAGGCGGGCCAGGATACACCATCCCAGATGAATTTCATCCTGATTTGCGCCATGTTACAGGTGCGGTTTCCATGGCTAATGCCGGCCCTAATACAGGAGGATCTCAATATTTTGTAACTCTAACACCTCAACACCACCTGGATGATGTACACTCAATTTTTGGAAATGTTATTAAAGGAATGGATATTGTACAGGATATAGGGCATGTTGATACGGACGAGAACGATCGTCCTAAAGTGCCGGTTGTAATAGATAGCATCCGAATTTTGGGGGTGATTTATCCGCACATCGAAATCATTTCGACCAACATAGTTGAAGACCCGGACAATTCGGACGGTGATGGAATAATCAACCCATTGGAAAGTGCCCAACTTCATTTCACTTTGAAAAACTGGCAGCACTGGGCTAACTCTAAGAACTTATCTGTTCGGCTTTCATCCGATGATCAGAGAGTGACCATTGATTCCCCACCAATCGAACTGGGTACTGTTATTAATGGTGATTCTGTCTCATCAGGTGAAAAACCTTTAAATTTTACAATCAACACAAACGAGGCTTTTGACACTGAATTAAAACTTATTATTTCTTCTGGTTCACCGCACAACACAAATTATGAAACCGAGTATAGTATAAATTTTTCTGTTTCCCTTACCCAAGCTGGATTTCCGTTTAACACAACTTCCCGTTCTTCTGCTATAATTATAGATATAGATAAAAACGGTTATAATGAAATCATTTTTGGTGATTATCGCGGAAACATCCATGCCTTGAACGGTGAGGGAGAAAATGCCCTGGATAGTTTTCCTGTTGAAACCAGCGGAAGTATCCGCACAGCATTGGCAGCAGGAAACTTAGACGCGGATGATGCTTGGGAAATTGTTGCCGTTAATACAGTAAACAAAAATATCACGCTTGTAGATGATAATGGTAACATTCTGTTCAATTATAATAGTGAGAAATCCCTGCAAACTAATGCAATGATAGCTGATGTTGATTTTAATGGTAGCAATGAGATCATCGTAGTTTCAAATTCCGGTGATATTTTTGTTTTAAATTCTGATGGATCTGATTATCCGGGATTTCCTGTTTTTGATCTTGGTACAAAAGTCGTCTCAGCACCTGCCATTGCAGATTTAAATGGCGATGACTTTTTGGATGTCATTTTTGTCAGCACAAAAGATGGTGGCTCTTTGCATGCTATTTCCACTAAAAATGGAAATGAATTACCCGGTTGGCCCTACATGACCGGAAGCAATTCATACAGCGGACCGACCGTTTCCGACATC
This window harbors:
- a CDS encoding DUF3179 domain-containing protein, encoding MIRLIQIMTLTFLSSINLCAQESENLKLMMSLLNPDEDAQLTAAIALAEKHDISLAAAFIDVLYFKKLSDESFEQLKKLTHRRFDKKWPKWMEWLGQQDIKNSLDYMNFKRFMLSTVDPQFSSFLNPRFPSHIRWDEIVWGGAEKDGIPALDNPLMIKAEAASYVDDNESVFGLAVNGEFHAYPLRIFNWHEMINIEIGGKSVSISYCTLCGAAIPFDTKVDGRVFTFGSSGLLYRSNKLMYDRQTNSLWSAFEGKPVTGLMAQQDVKLKTYPIVRTSWQEWKTKHPKTLVLDINTGHTRNYGRFGGPYNAYFRSPRTMFPISWRDYKLEAKEWVYGIHVKGKSKAYPIKLFEENQLIQDSFGGINFVFIGNEDELTVRVYQAEDQYFSMTMEGVLKDQSGKNWKVYEDSLVTDDHSKKLNRYPGHLAYWFAWYQFFMDTDVYEARENN
- a CDS encoding M28 family peptidase, with the protein product MQIIKLIVLTAMIVGCSQTHKQKTMNELTKDSQTLLRSNLEFLASDELEGRETTKRGARIAAQYIASQLKQYGVKPFGDDGTYFQNFDLQSQRFQPSSKLVLYNNKKEKSLTFIDNFVPILAGKTIDNSQMVYLKYGVTDSISNYDDYAGIDVKGKTVVCLSGVPEGDEEFKKRMGNKHWGRSTTKTKWAKKKGAVAVFILSSTYYMKRWERYSKYFSKERIGRIREENEEAISAAWLDSVAIKDLFNLGNITYTQLYDTLKAGYIKPGMNLGSVSMEIKKESKIVNARNVVGIVDGNDKSLDNELVTVGAHYDHEGIKGGKVYNGADDNGSGTVAILESARQMSATKSNKRPIVYVFHAAEEKGLLGAYYFTNHFERFDDVIVNINMDMVGRGSTDTIFAVGSGMISSEFFDIVEEANKESANFVFDYTLDDENHKSRIYYRSDHWAFAKKGVPVVFFTIDGHPDYHKPTDDVEKINFPKLDKVARLASQIALKVANLDHKLIVDNAKITGTNKKKEEQNSPTQ
- a CDS encoding EamA family transporter, which gives rise to MNRFAPLFVVFAASLWGIDGILLRPNLYTLPVPLVVFLESTIIVLVLSLFFVRSYKSFFSLKRNDWLAFFGVAIMGGAIGTMSITKALFYVNFVNLSIVVLIQKLQPAFAIMLASLILKETPPKKFYGWAALAITGAYFMTFGLTFPEISFENKTALAAGFALLATLGFASSTVLSKRALKNLEFNNATYLRFLSTAIVMLIIVLSTGNISAVSQVSTNQWLIFISIAFLTGGPGIFLYYYGLKHIKASVATIAELAFPITAVLLEFFIRGNILGPVQWIGLVVLFYSILKVTRLEKG
- a CDS encoding T9SS type A sorting domain-containing protein, with the translated sequence MIKAIYKPILLLLFLCTSLANAQNIARWHTSMGDFEVELREKIVPITANNFMDLANAQFYDSLIFHRVIVNFVIQDGDPLGTGEGGPGYTIPDEFHPDLRHVTGAVSMANAGPNTGGSQYFVTLTPQHHLDDVHSIFGNVIKGMDIVQDIGHVDTDENDRPKVPVVIDSIRILGVIYPHIEIISTNIVEDPDNSDGDGIINPLESAQLHFTLKNWQHWANSKNLSVRLSSDDQRVTIDSPPIELGTVINGDSVSSGEKPLNFTINTNEAFDTELKLIISSGSPHNTNYETEYSINFSVSLTQAGFPFNTTSRSSAIIIDIDKNGYNEIIFGDYRGNIHALNGEGENALDSFPVETSGSIRTALAAGNLDADDAWEIVAVNTVNKNITLVDDNGNILFNYNSEKSLQTNAMIADVDFNGSNEIIVVSNSGDIFVLNSDGSDYPGFPVFDLGTKVVSAPAIADLNGDDFLDVIFVSTKDGGSLHAISTKNGNELPGWPYMTGSNSYSGPTVSDIDKNTTVEVLVGLDNGHLAIVNHDGTEKLNIDLGSKIEPGILVYDIIGDGENEIIALDGNGDLHLLDSTGTEFSGFPIPLGTTTKATPILADLNNNGFMDIIFGDENGFVQVVDLDSAVQNFPYKLGKEVRNSAVIGNLDDDADAELGFVTFGKLYVMDYKLAAVPGWSMFKGNPQRTGNPEGILTDIKVVDNIVPKTTQLHNAYPNPFNPTTTIEYQLETGTKVKLEIFDMLGRKLKTLVNAQQKSGTYKVTFSAPYFSSGIYYYRLSTKNFQKTKKLLLLK